Within the Camelus dromedarius isolate mCamDro1 chromosome 2, mCamDro1.pat, whole genome shotgun sequence genome, the region ATAAACTGACTTCACACTGACTTTTAAACATTGATGAAGACCATCAGTAGGTGGGGATTACAATATTCATTACCtcatcatgtttattttttctaaggCCTGTATTCTCTGTGTCCATTCAATTCTGTTTCTGAGATAAAGAGCCATTAccatttctttcagtgcttttgtTTGATATTATACAATCAATTTTACTGATAATTTCCAAAATCCTTAAGTAGACCTGCAAAAATGTGGGTTAACGTGCACCTCCCCATCTACATCAGATCTATGTAAATGTACCCTGCTTAGTTTCGCTTGAGTTCAAACCTGTATCTTTGAGGCCAAGACCTTGGGAATTCAAGGGCAAAGTGAATTTTAATTTGGTACATTTTGTACTTTGatgaataatgaaaaaagaaaaagaaaaaaaaaaaaagaaaccctcaaaGCTTGACTGGTTCTAGTCACATTTGCCTGTCGCTATTTCTCAAACCATTGTACATAAAATCACCAGCACAAAAGatcctcccctcaaaaaacagATTCCTGGAGAAAGCAAATCAAAAGAACAGGGGAGGGGAAAATGTGTTTGATTTCTCAAAAATCTATTTACTGTCCAATTGATTTTTGGTCCTTGGATGTGCTAGcaagtaattaatttttatggctgataaAATGAGTACTGAACGTGTACCATTAACTGCAGTttgaaatcacttttttaaaaatctgtcattttggtttctaaaaattgtttgcttttttttttctcgctAGACAGGAGCCAAGTGCTGAGAGCTGACCAGATGCCAAGTCTCAGGACTGTCCCGTCTTCCACATCAGACCTTCAGCCGGGCCTTCTGAATATCCTCGAGGTTAGAAAATCTATTCCCCAGACTCGCAGATGCTGTTCTCCCCCCACTGGCTCTGCACAGAACATCATTATCTTTGCTGAGCTTCTGTCTCTATGGCAATAACAGATGGGAAGTGCTGCGGAATTATTCATGTTCTGGAAAGGAGGCAGTCAAGAAGGAGGGgaaggtggtggggggtgggagagggggcacGACCTGGGAGCAAGGCGATGGGGGTGTGAGGCACGGAACTTGGGAGTGGAGGGAATAAGAGGCTTCTGATCTTCTGGTAGGCCCGTTGGGAGGAAAACGGGGGGTGGGGAAACCTATGAGCACAGGAGCATTCCCAGTTGGCCGCCTCAAAATGTGGACCCCACATGAGTGACCTTGAAGCAGTAAAACCAGGAGAAATTGGACGACaatgagcaaaaagaaaaaaattaaaaaaggtaGGAGACAAAGCTCGAGTCTTCTGAATTCGGTTCACCGAGACCTGGGGGACTGTTTCAGTTCCTGATCTTGCGGTGGGGTGCAAAAAAGGGGTTTTTCTTGGTGTTTCGAAATATGACGGAGCAGCTCGGCAGAGTTCAATATGCTAATTGGCTAGCCTGGGAACACGGACCAGGACACCACTCTGTTCGGCCCTCAGGGTCACAGCCCAAAGCTCTGAAGTCGTTGCTTTTCTAGTCTCATCTCGTGTTCTCctccaaaacaaaaccccaaacccttcAGTAAACACTGTAGAAACATGTAATTTCTAGGTCCCTTTTGGAACCGAGAGAGCAGtctggtgagggggtgggggtgaagggagGCTGAGAAGTAGAGACAAAAATGTTGTCTCTCGGTTTTGCCGGAACTTTGGTCAGTCCTTTGGCCCGGCCCGATAGAGAAGGAGGTCAGCCTGGCGAAGGCGTCTGGGCGGAGGCCACCCAGGACAGGCGGGGGCCGCCGGGGTGGGGCGGAGCGCAGCGCAGGCAGCTGGCGGGGCGGCCCTTCCGCAGGAGGCCccgcgggggcggggggcagccCCCGCGCGCAGAGCCCACACGGGGGGGCGCGGCTGGGCGGCCGCCACCCTGCTGCCTCCAGGGCGGGGCGGCCCAGCTGCGGCCGCGCTGGGGGAGGGTCGCCCGTGCCTGACCTCGGGCGGCGGCGCTCCGCCAGGCGGGCCCTGCCTCCGCCCTGCCGGCTGCTGGGGTCGTGCACAGTGCACCGTGCGGCCGCCCTGCCCCCTCTCTCCGTGTCGCGCGGCAGCCGAGAGACCAGGGCGCCCCCGGGTCTGGCCGGTCACCACCGAGCAGCGGGTGGGacgggggcggggcggtggcggcccCAGACAGCCGGCTGGGCGACtcgaggaaggaaggagggagggcggcggtgggggtggggcggggagggaacATCCTGTCTGCGCCGGGCGCACCGCAGACAGCGCCGCGCGCCAGCCGCCCAGACGGCGCGCGGGGCCAGGAGCGCCGGGCGCgcgcctggggggaggggcgcgcgCGCGCCAGACGACTGGCCGGGGGTACCCTCCGGAGCCACAATAGGCCAGACGGCACACGCGTCCTCGAGGGGCAAGAAGCcgcgaggcggcggcggcggcggcggcgagggcGCGCGCACGGTGTCGCTGCTGGCTCggttcccctcccctcccccccgccgCCCTCGCTCTCCCCCGGGCGGCCGGAGACGGCGGCGGCGTCTGCGGGAAGCCGTGTGTCTCCGCAGTGACGTGGGCGGGCCGAGGGCTCGGTGACGTCAGAGGGCTGTGTGTAGCGATGTGTGTGGGGTTCGGAGCGGCGCCGGCACAGCCGAGGGGAGCGagcgagcggcggcggcggcggcggcgggcacAGGTGCGGCCCCGGCTCGCGGGGGTGACGCGGCGGGAGGCAAGGGGCGCGCGGCCCCTGGGGTGCCCGACGGCGGCGTCGGAGGGTAGTGGGGAGTTAACAAAGCTCCTCGGGCTTCCTCGGGCTTGGAGGCCGGAGTCGGGGGTCCGGATGCGCGGGTCCCGGGTGGGGTCGGGGCCATGGGGTGGCGCGGGGCGGGTGTCCCACGGCAGATAATGCTTCGCCCATCCCGGACGGTGGACGCGGGCAGGGGCAGGGCGCTGCACTTGACCAGAGCCGTCGGGACCCCGGAGACCCGGACGCCGGtcaccgcccccctccccccgccgcccGTCTGCGCTCCGCAGGGATGCCCCGGGCTGAATCGGGTCGGCCGGCGCCCGGCGGCGCGGGGATCCCGGCTCCGCGCCCCACCCGCGCGCTGACCCCTCTGCCTCTGGCCCTGGGCAGGCGAGGGGAGGCGCAGACTTAGGGGTGCTGGGGTAACACCCGAGAACTTCCCGGGGAGAGGGTGCGCGGGGGATTTCCACAGTCCTCCTCGCGGCCCCCTCAGTGGGGCGATGTTGGGAGGGCACTGGGGTGTTCCGAGACCgcaggtgggggttgggggactcCTCTTCCTCCACTTCCCACTGCCACCTTGCATACCCCAAGGCGGGACTGTTCCCTTGCCCTCCACTCTCCGCCTCCCCCTGGAGTATGAAATGGGTGAGTGGCTTTGTGTGGGCCGAGGATTTCACGGTTTGGGGGCTCCCCCATTCTAGGTCATGCCTTCTGCCCTCTTCCTTGGCCTGCGTTGGCTGAGGTGTTCCTGTGGTGGGCGAAAGTCAGTACGTTGGCTAGTGGCCTTGGCCCTTAaccctttttgtctgttttaaggTAAATTTCTCGGAGTTTGGGAGGCATACGTTTCTATTTATTgaatttcttttggattttctctgtagaaggaagtggaagaagaatcttttctttttcccttttcctccattTGCATTCTTTGTGAGGTCTGTCTGCCTTGTGGTTTTTGTCCCGGATTAGTCTTGTTCAAGGCTGGAGATTCCCAGGAGTGGAGTCTATAGCTTTTGGCTTCCATTAAGCAAATTCTCTAACCTTTTAAAGGGAAGGTTAATTTTTGCCTACAGTCATTCCGGAAAAATGGCATACACTGACTAGAGGAATTATACACTTAAGATTGTAATTTAGTTACATATGGTAGATATGTTAACTAGTATCTCttttttttggaagaaactggtgtttttttttaattaagagatgAAGTAATAGATTGTTTTAGTTAAAAAGCCATAACTGAGAAAGCCTGTAGTACTGAATTTTGGGTGAGATGTTCTGCTTGAGGTTCTTCCTGTTCCGAGTTGGAATAGTCCTCACCCTTTTGAGGGATATTATTgttccctttacccatttcaaaTTGCTTTCGTATTTAAATGAAGATTCTTCTAGTTAACTGTTAGATTTAAAGAAATCACTCAAGTGTCACCTTTGGTGAAGTGAACTCAGTTTAAGATTAAGAAACTAGTTTCAAACTGACCCTTTGGCCTCTGGAGCAAATTCAAATGTAactctccccccaacccctcttctcttccagattaattaaaagaagaattaacagTAATCCTTGAAGATAACTGGAcaatttttctttagatttcatttttaattgtagACGTTCAAGTAGAGTCAGAGGCTCTTCTTGCTGGTGTGAAGATTTATACAAGTCTTCAGTTTGTCCACACAGACCAACAGATCATCATTTTTGGAGaaaatacccccccccccacctttggTGTCCTTGGTGCCAAAAATTAAATTTGAGTGCATTATTTTGACACAAGTAATTGCATAGACTTTTTGCATGTTGTgcttaaaaccaaaccaaaccattGCGTTGAACCTGGACGTCTTGAATTGAGAGAATtggtaactttattttaatacatatatctgaagaattagaaataaaggcTTCCTTGGAGGtgtgccttttaaaattattttctttattattaaacaTAAAGTAAGAAATTTTATAGTACCTGCAGTGAAATTACACTACAGTATAAGCAGAACCAAAACAAAGTTGCAAAATCTATTGAGTAGTTTAGGGCAATCTCTCTGGAAACTTAAATTTTCTGTGAGAGTAAGTTACCATAAGTATTGGTATACattgcttttctctcttcagaTAAGCAACTAAATAACAATGCAAATCTCAGACTTCCTTATTTAAACCAGTAGTTTTTTTTAGCAATGGAAAACCTACAAACAAATTTTCCCTTGGTTCAGGGCTCAAATAAAAAACTGAATGGAATGGGAGATGATGGCAGCCCTCCAGTGAAAAAAATGATGACGGAcattcatgcaaatggaaaaatgatGATAAACAAGATGCCAACAGTAAAGAAGGAACACTTGGATGACTATGAAGCGCCAATGGAAACTGATGAAGAGCATGTCAAGCGAACCTGTGCCTCTGTGCCTGAACCTTTACATTTAAATCCCAGTTTGAAACACACTTTGGCACAGTTCCATTTAAGTAGTCAGAGTTCTCTGGGTGGACCAGCCGCATTTTCTGCTCGGTATTCCCAAGAAAGCATGTCACCTACTGTATTTCTGCCTCTTCCATCTCCTCAGGTTCTTCCTGGTCCACTGCTCATCCCTTCTGATAGCTCCACAGAACTCACCCAGACTGTGTTGGAAGGGGAGTCTATTTCCTGTTTTCAGGTTGGAGGAGAAAAGAGACTCTGTTTGCCCCAAGTCTTAAATTCTGTTCTCCGAGAATTTTCACTCCAGCAAATAAATACAGTGTGTGATGAATTGTACATCTATTGTTCAAGGTGTACATCAGACCAGCTTCATATCTTAAAGGTCCTGGGAATACTTCCATTCAATGCCCCATCCTGTGGGCTGATCACATTAACTGATGCACAAAGACTATGTAATGCTTTATTGCGGCCACGCACTTTCCCTCAAAACGGTAGTATACTTCCTGCTAAAAACTCATTGGCCCAGTTAAAGGAAACTGGCAGTGCCTTTGAAGTGGAACATGAATGCTTGGGCAAATGTCAGGGTTTATTTGCACCCCAGTTTTATGTTCAGCCTGATTCTCCATGTATTCAGTGTCTGGAGTGCTGTGGAATGTTTGCACCCCAGACATTTGTGATGCATTCTCACAGATCACCCGACAAAAGGACTTGCCACTGGGGCTTTGAATCAGCCAAATGGCATTGCTATCTTCATGTGAACCAAAAATACTTAGGGACACctgaagaaaagaaactgaagataattttagaagaaatgaaggagaagtTTAGCATGAGAAATGGGAAGAGAACTCAGTCCAAggcaagttttattttattttttaatagtaattttGAATAATGGTTATGGTTTACCTTGAAATCAAGTCTGTTAGAATGCAACTTAAGCTGTGTGTTAAGAATCTTGCTGCTCatgcaacaacaaaaatattgatATATGTAATATGTTTGTGTTATACATTTTAGGGTATAAAAtgctttcctgtgtgtgtttgaTCTTCTAAATACCCTACTGAGAGAAGTgggattattcccattttacagataaagagaatgaggctcagagagatcaaGTGGCTTTCCCAAGATTATATAGCCAGGGAGTGGAGGATTTGGGACTTCCTTCTCAAGccatgtcctttttctttttcacacatCCTGCTTTTTGATGACTAAATCTGTTGTTTTCCTAGGACTCAAGACAATTTACACTTTAGTGCTATCTCCATTTGCAAATGGTATAGTAGCTAGCCAAAACAGTTCTGGTGGTGGGTTCCAAACAGCGTTTTTCAAAGGTACGTTTAGGATTTCTGACATTGTTTCTGTAATTGGATATTCAGACTTGATCAGTAttggaaacaaatggaaaagacagaTTTATCTGAAGAATTTATGATTCTAGTCaccaagaatttttaaagaataaaataatttaaaaaattatgacaggtagaataaagaaaagattactttagagtaaataaatattaatatcagcagagagattttaaacttaCTTGCCCACTGCATTATCTAATAGGCTTAAACTCAAAACTTCATTTTAAGAGTTTGAATGCCTAGCTAATAGACAAAGTTTAGGCTATTAAATACTCAGTTTGTTGatctggtttttaaatattttcccactAGAGTAAGATCAGTAGCTAACACTAAGTGTTTAAAATGTGGCAAGCACTGTTCTTGAGCAGTTTCACACATGATTTTATTTGATTGGTACCACAGAAAGTTGGCCGCGTTTCATCTGAAGAATCTAATTTTTTCTCTATTAGCTTTTATTTCTTGACATAATCTCACCCTTTCTACTTCgcagaagaaatgaatgaagtgtATTAAATGACTGAAGGCTATTTATAGCAAGATAAGAGCTTGGGCAAGAACCTAAGTTTTGGTGTTCTGTGCTGTAATAGGGTGCCTTTCATGTTTTGAGGGAAATTTAGTTACAGTGTCATTTTAAGACAGTGATTTGCTTCTGAAGCTTAATGGCGGTAATTTCAGATGTGAATTCAGAGTAGTTTGCTACTTGCTGATTCCCAAGGGTCTGTACTTTTTCGAAATTCTTTTCCTGTGGCTACTAGGTAAGTTTATATTGTTCAGGCGCAGTTATTAACTGATTTTAAAGCAGGATTGACTTCAAGCCAGTTCTCACATTGCTGGACTTACAGCTGGCCTGGTCTGATGCTGAAGGTTGTGCTTAGAATTACCTATATTCTCAAAATGTGAAATGcccattttgatatttttaatatcttgcCCCAACCTGATGAGGAGCTGTACTCTTGCATGTCCACAGGTGGCCACATTATTTGCCAGATAATCTTGGTCCAGTCCTGATTGCTCTGACATAAACATTTTGGAGATAAATTACTTTGCCTATTATTCCTGCTCTATTTGTGAGAAAAAATATCTGAGAACCAtgataaaggttaaaaaaaaaaggtgatgaaTTTACTTAACTGAAACTGAATGTGCTAGGGTTTGGTTAAAATTGAAACCATTCTTCATCTGTATGTAGTCCTTTATTGTCTCAGAATTTATTAATTTCTACTCAGTTTTTTTGGGGAAGGTGTGAggttttttcccatctttttacTATGTTATTTTTTACAGTGTTTGCTACGATGTTTCTGGTGtacttttggtattttttttttccaattttatttgaattttaagcaatttaaggaaatttaagaaaattaccAGTAATCAAACCGTTAAGaaagattttttgggggggggttcaCATGTAGTACATACTTGTGTGATTGTTTCACTGTGCTTGCCActtcacattttgaaaattattcctcaaaatttcttttttgacaatCTGTGAACAAGGTTTCTCAGATGAGAAACCAGTCCCAGATGGGTCATATGCTCCTAGTGGTGTATCTAGTAGGAGGTAGAATCAGGAGTTGAATGGAGGTCTTCTGACTTGAAGCCTAGTAATTATCACTACTTTTGCTGAAAGCAAACTCAGTAGAAGAaactgaagtttgagaaacaaCTTTTCTTATCAACTTACCTTACTGTAATGGTTCTTAGACTCTATTCACTTGGGTGTAGACTAGTGTCTTTTACTGGGAAGGGGGCAAGGAGAGAGTCCTAGACTGAGGAACATTTTACCTTCTGTGAGTCACTGAGTTGATtgccaaacaaaccaaacagaTCCAGAGGAActcactttaaaaagtaaaagcaggcacttaaaaaaaaaaattaaagaatatactAAATATATTAATCTCTAATCTAAAGGACCTGATGTTTAGTGTGAACATGAATGTAATTTGATATGTTTAAGGTagttagaatatttttttcaaattaaaaaaaccctcaaactcAGTAGGCAGTTGTTTGAAATACAGGAACTGTTAAATTATTTCTAAGGATGGAAATTATATTAGTAATGATCATCAACTATTTGCTTAGCTAAAAACTATATTTACTTTGCATAGTTAGGAGCTATATTTAGATGGGGAAATAAGTGGTATAAGGTCAGTGCTCTAAGTGAAGAACTGACTGTTTTGTAGACACCAGAGGTATAGTATTTTGAACTTTTTCTTACTCAGGTCACCACAGGTCTTGATTTTAGATCTGCCTAGGTTTTTTTGTAAAATGTTGTTATTAAACTGTCTCTTCAGATCTTTTGAGtgtttcatgttttttattagaaaaatgacTGTATGTTACAGTGCACAAATATATACAAGAATAttatattcttgatttttttccccaaatcttcaGTGGGTATTATATACTTGATCTAATTCTGATTTTGTTGAATCTTACATTTCTATCTATGGAAAAAAGGTTACTAAGCAAACTGatcatttgtaaataaaatctgaagGTTGATGTTTACTTAAGATTATTTTCAAGCACATTAGAAAAGCACATTTGTAGTCAATTGATAAGATCAGTGTAGGTGATTCTTTACTGTTAACACCATGTGGCTGACAATCTCCACTAGATAAAGATGGCTTATGCccttattttttttagaagttaaaaTTTAGATGTCTAACATTTAGACTTGACTGCTCTTAGGTAAGTAAAATAACAGTTTTTACTCTGCTTAGGGAAAAAACCCTATGGGTTATCTGTGATGCAAATAGATGATCTAAGATATCAACTTAAAAATTTTCCTCTTAAAGCCTATtaaacatttcactttttttagttttgcattttccttaCAGTTCATCATTTCTGCAGAGGTCATTTGAATAAAGATAAAAGTACAAAAAATTCTCCCCTCTTGTAAGCTGTTTCTTGTAAGTGTATTTCTTAGTGCAAATTTAAATGagttaaggaattaaaaaaaaaaggtggttttAACCCTTGGTAAAcatatgtaatttgcaaataaacTGTTGAGTAAGACAACAGATCAAATGAGAGAATGGATGTAAAAGAATTTTGTAAGTTAAGAGTCTAGAAATACAGGCTAGTACTTCAAACTATGattgaaatatttactaatatgtTTTTGGGGATTTTTCCTCTCCCCAAACATTTTCTTGGTTTATCTAgaattatctgaaaatatttctaaggtAAGTGAGGTAACTAAGTGTTGGGCTCAGATGTACCTTTTAGTTGTTTGTACACAACAGTTATACTAGTTGGATGTTTTGTTTACTTACTAAAATGAAGTATGCAAGAAGAAAGTATGCAGAACAggtttgttataaaatatattgaagaAGGACATTTCAGTGAAATCTTCAGAATGACTTTGGAAATAGTGCCCTCTCATGGTTTAGGAAATAGGGagtctttaatcatttttaccattaaaaaatggtaaaacatttaaaaatgttaacattttgaaaaaggcTTATGATAAAAAACTTAGAAATGTATCCTTTTGATgttagaaatgggaaaaaaattaagaaacttaaaggaagaaaagaaaaaggatggaCTTGAATCAACGTGCAGCCAGCTAGTAGTGTTCTCACAGCCCTGCGTACTTATAATTTATGCCACTAGGAGAACAAGGAAGAACTCAAGAATTGGGTTAATTTGAATCCCTTTAGAATTCTCGAAGTAGAAAGTGTGGAACCAGAACTCAATTTGTTCAGGTAAAGAGGTAGAACTAGTTTGGGAATAGTGTGTTAGTAATGGCTTGAACCTGATTTTGTCCACACATAGCATTTTGTTCTGTTGAGGTTTCATGTacgttatatatatacattaaaataatgtaaGGATTTTGTTAGACTACAAAACGCATAAAGAATATAATTAATTAAGCCATTCTCTTTTGTAAAGGTGTGGTTTGCTTCCATCCCTCAATAAAGTATTACCGCCATGTTAGGCAGAAagaggaatgaaaaggaaagatacaaaattagtttaaaactcattttaatttcCAGACTTAGAGATGGGTGACAGAAACACGTATGTAAAGACTAGGTGGAGGCTCCCTAGGGCGGGAAATCCTCTTCTAGTTTCTGAATGTAGAACGTGGTAGATGCTTAATAAAGGTTTGTATGAAAGTGAATGAAAACCCTTAGTAGCCCTAGAAAGCTACCAGTGattttcaaggagaaaaacagggttagttttaaactgaagtagcattttattttcatttttggtaaTGAATTTATTTTGAGATGTCAAATAACCTTAAAAGTCTATGTTTTGTTTATCTTATGGGGACAAGgaatacaaaagttaaaaaaaaaaaagactttaattaAAGACcacttttattccattttgagaAAGTTTTTTGATGTGATTAAGAAAGCAATACAGGCCCATTATAGTAAATCcttaaaaagtacaaagaaaacaacagagTTTTCTTGTAATTTCGCCATGGAGTGATAACCACCATTGGAATTTATTCCTTTACATATGTGATACTTTGTAAATCTGTGCAAAAAGCATCTGTAGAGCACTCATGTTATTAATTTAAGATTAATTGTTGAAATAATACTTTGGGGCAAATTTTAGCACAGCGCACTTAGAATAGTGTCAGATTACAAATTTAGAGCAATAGACCAGTTGCAGTGTGTCACCCATGCAGCCTTTCTCATCTAGGCATCTATGAGAGGAGAATTAAGCCTTACAGAAGGGGTGGTATATAGTACCGTTCTAAATGCTTTGGAGAGAAGTTAATTCATTGCATACAATGGAAGCTTTGGAGCAGTTGGGCTTAATTCTCTTGAGAAGCCCAgctgagaaggaggaagggggcaTTAAAGAAGTCAATTTAGTGGGtcaccagcatttaaaaaatatatgaaatagagtaaaatgaaaaatgcagttcATTGCATATAGTAAAATTAATTTACCTTTTGATACTGTCAGTTTACATTAGTTGAAGGCCAGAAACtgagataaatttttttaaagtgtatattaCTGAAATGGACTAGAAAAGCAAAACCCTAGACTTATATAGAGTAAAACTTTtgacaacaaatattttaatgaaaagatatatatgaCATGGAAATTTCCGAGTAATTGCAATATAAAATAGACTGGACACTATAGAACTccagtataaaaaaaaaattataaagcccCAGGAATTAACAGGATTTTTGtcagtttgttccttttccttcaaGTTTTAAAGGGAGTAAGTGATACCATGCTACTGCCTTTACATGGCCTTGTTTCCATGAAGGATTTAAAATGATAGTTGCACATTGTAGGAACATGGGCCTTTGCTTTTCCTGTGAgcatttttaatcacttttaaccCCAAAACTGGCTTTGTGAGGTAGGTGGTATGATCTTGCAGCGTGGAGGAGCAGCAGACATTGTTATGACTCCTGCAGATCCATCTTTGGTAAGTTAGTGGAGGTGCTTGGATCATATTGTTCCAGTTTTGCATTAGGTtgattaattctaataattacaATGAAGCCAGGCACTAAAACTAAGCCTTAAAATCTCTTAAGTAGCTATTTGCTACCTTGCAACACTATTCCTGTTTCAGTAGTTGAAACACTCATTCACAACACGTTGAAAGTATTGAGGAAAGCTGATCCTATTCTAAGAGATTCAGTTTCTTTCAGTAGGAGTCGCTGGCAGCTGTCTGGTAGGGCGTCTTTTGTGTCCTTCTGAAATCATTTATGGACCACTTGAGTGTCTTAGTATTACACACAGTAAAAGGAGCCTGGGAAGTATATTTGCTTTATACCCAAGGAGTTGTTGCCTAACTATGTGTTCGTTCATGTATTTAGTGAGGTTAACGATTTATGTTTGGCTCATACAAAGTAATGTGTATTTGAtatgcattatattttattttttgtgtaatCACACCATTATAGAAGGATAGACTGAAATTTACCAATCTACTAGTGCTTTGTATGCTTACTGgtatataaatatcaaaatgtaaaaatcattgtttttctaaattttgtttttaaaaataatttcccacatattttaaaaaaatttaattattttttttggagggggaagggtTTGAAATCCCATTCATACTTTAAGGCATTGTCTGGATTTCTTTAGTTAGTCAATGTTTGTCATTAAGATTTAATTAAAGATCATAATACTAATCTGATATCATAATTACAAACTGGAATACCAC harbors:
- the SKIL gene encoding ski-like protein — encoded protein: MENLQTNFPLVQGSNKKLNGMGDDGSPPVKKMMTDIHANGKMMINKMPTVKKEHLDDYEAPMETDEEHVKRTCASVPEPLHLNPSLKHTLAQFHLSSQSSLGGPAAFSARYSQESMSPTVFLPLPSPQVLPGPLLIPSDSSTELTQTVLEGESISCFQVGGEKRLCLPQVLNSVLREFSLQQINTVCDELYIYCSRCTSDQLHILKVLGILPFNAPSCGLITLTDAQRLCNALLRPRTFPQNGSILPAKNSLAQLKETGSAFEVEHECLGKCQGLFAPQFYVQPDSPCIQCLECCGMFAPQTFVMHSHRSPDKRTCHWGFESAKWHCYLHVNQKYLGTPEEKKLKIILEEMKEKFSMRNGKRTQSKANTPPGMELHSWYPVIKQEGDHVSQTHSFLHPSYYLYMCDKVVAPNVSLTSAASQPKEVAKTEASRSIPRQSEKPHSSGKHQKTVSYPDVSLEEQEKMDLKTNRESYSHLDPSVSSNSTSKKKPESTTCNSTRDTSKVGADHDAVASSPVLVKDVICEDDKGKIMEEVMKTYVKQQEKLNSILQKKQQLQMEVEMLSSSKAMKELTEEQQNLQKELESLQNEHAHKMEEFYVEQKDLEKKLEQVMKQKCTCDSNLEKDKEAEYAAQLAELRQRLDHAEADRQELQDELRQEREARQKLEMMIKELKLQILKSSKTVKE